In Synergistaceae bacterium, the sequence ATACCCGCAATTATTGGAATTTTTATTCCGATCTTTCGTGCGTTATCTCGGAAATCATAAAAAAAGTTATTGTCGAAAAAAAGCTGAGAGATTAGAGCATCTACCCCACAATCAACTTTTCTTTTTAGATTAAGCAAATCCTCTTCCATAGAGGGTGCTTCAATATGTTTTTCGGGGTAACAGGCAGCAAAAATAGTGAAGTCAAATTCCGATTTTATAAACTTGATAAGGTCAGAAGCGTAATAGAAATCTGTTAGGGTTCCATCATCAGCTAAATCTCCGCGAAGAGCTAATATATTTCTAATCCCTTTGTCGCGAAGATTGGTTAGGATGCACTTCATGTCCTCTTTCGTACTTCCCACACAGGTTAAATGGGCTGTAGCCGGGAGGGAGTGTAAGTTTTGTATTTTGGAAGCAATTTCAACGGTGTTTTCTCTACTTGTACCACCGGCACCATATGTGACGCTTATAAGGTCAGGGTCCAAACTAACAAGAGCGTCTACAGTAGAAAATATACTGTCAAGCTTACCAGTTCCTTTTGGTGGAAAAATTTCAAATGATAACGTAGGAGCTTTAAGCTCGGAGAATTTTTTCATAAATGCGCCTCCAAAACAAGTGATGATATTTTGAATTTTACAGGTAACGGTTAAATCCTCAGATATTTTTCAATGATTCTTGCGGCACCATCTTTATCATTGTCAAGAGTTATTTCGTCTGCCATACTTTTTACATGGTTTTCTGAATTTCCCATTGCAACGCCGTGTCCTGCCCATTCAAGCATTTCTAAATCGTTTTCACTGTCACCAATAGCCAAAACATCTTTACGATGGATTCCCATCTCTTTAGCTAATATTGCCAGAGCAGCGGCTTTGTTCACCTCAGGATGGACCATCTCAATAAAAGTCCCCCATGATTTTACGGAGTAGATTCGCTCACCAAATTTTTCTCTTGTTAATTCAAGCTTTTCCTCGAGCATTAAAAAGTCCTGTTCAATCCCTAAAAGTTTGGAAGAGTTTACGTAAAAGCTCCAGAAATCATCTCCCAAAGGTATGGCATCAATTTTAGCAATACTTTCATAATATTTACATCTTGGATCATTATTGTCGACAACGTATAGGTTGTCGTTAAAATAAGATTGTAAATACCATCCGTTTGCATAATAGAAATCCATTATTTCTGCTGTTAGTTTCTCGCCCAACCCTTTTTCATAAAGGGTTTCGTCAGTTTTAGGATTGCGTATAAGAGCCCCATCAAAAAAAATAGATGGAAGATGTATTCCTGCTTTCTTTAATACAGGTAAGGCTGAGGTATACATTCGGCCTGTTGCTACGATTATATTTATATTTTGTTCAATAGCTTTTTGCAATGCATTTTTCGTTCGTTCACTCAATTCACACTTACTATTTAATATTGTGCCATCTATATCGACTACAATAAGTTTTGGTTTAAAACTCACAGAGCAAAAACCAGAAGA encodes:
- the metF gene encoding methylenetetrahydrofolate reductase [NAD(P)H], with amino-acid sequence MKKFSELKAPTLSFEIFPPKGTGKLDSIFSTVDALVSLDPDLISVTYGAGGTSRENTVEIASKIQNLHSLPATAHLTCVGSTKEDMKCILTNLRDKGIRNILALRGDLADDGTLTDFYYASDLIKFIKSEFDFTIFAACYPEKHIEAPSMEEDLLNLKRKVDCGVDALISQLFFDNNFFYDFRDNARKIGIKIPIIAGIMPITSASQINRMANLCGASIPTKVQRIIAAYSHNGMAMREAGLAYATNQIVDLLANGVDGIHLYTMNQPTLAKTISESIRGILYSLRGKRE
- a CDS encoding HAD family phosphatase, with amino-acid sequence MSFKPKLIVVDIDGTILNSKCELSERTKNALQKAIEQNINIIVATGRMYTSALPVLKKAGIHLPSIFFDGALIRNPKTDETLYEKGLGEKLTAEIMDFYYANGWYLQSYFNDNLYVVDNNDPRCKYYESIAKIDAIPLGDDFWSFYVNSSKLLGIEQDFLMLEEKLELTREKFGERIYSVKSWGTFIEMVHPEVNKAAALAILAKEMGIHRKDVLAIGDSENDLEMLEWAGHGVAMGNSENHVKSMADEITLDNDKDGAARIIEKYLRI